From the Streptomyces sp. Tu 2975 genome, one window contains:
- a CDS encoding MaoC family dehydratase, protein MTTTPALTRTAERTASAAEIHAYRTAVRPGLPPAASGDASPVHTFVLAHTLADKAVRALTAAEETTSVVHLGQDIRLERPVRPREQVAVQLDVTGARREARGTRIAVRSRLTGDDGTAFAELTTHALLLGAKGTEPFGDIPPAAAPGPTGPGGEPATARHVLTEETIRAYAHASGDLNPIHLDAEAARAAGFDTVIAHGMSVVALALEEIADRYADGDITRIDALGGRFSAPVAPGVPLDITLQPDDARTVVRFTCRTPDGPAVKSGWAHLR, encoded by the coding sequence ATGACGACGACCCCCGCCCTCACCCGCACCGCGGAGCGCACCGCGAGCGCCGCCGAGATCCACGCCTACCGCACCGCCGTCCGCCCCGGCCTGCCGCCGGCGGCGAGCGGCGACGCCTCACCGGTGCACACCTTCGTCCTCGCCCACACACTCGCCGACAAGGCCGTGCGCGCGCTGACCGCCGCGGAGGAGACCACCTCCGTCGTCCACCTCGGCCAGGACATCCGCCTGGAGCGGCCCGTACGGCCCCGCGAACAGGTCGCCGTCCAGCTCGACGTCACCGGCGCCCGCCGTGAGGCCCGCGGCACCCGCATCGCCGTACGCAGCCGCCTCACCGGCGACGACGGCACCGCCTTCGCCGAACTCACCACCCACGCCCTGCTGCTGGGCGCCAAGGGCACCGAACCGTTCGGCGACATCCCCCCGGCCGCCGCCCCCGGCCCCACCGGCCCCGGTGGAGAACCGGCCACCGCCCGCCACGTCCTCACCGAGGAAACGATTCGCGCCTACGCCCACGCCTCCGGCGACCTCAACCCCATCCACCTCGACGCGGAAGCCGCCCGCGCCGCCGGCTTCGACACCGTCATCGCCCACGGCATGAGCGTCGTCGCCCTGGCCCTGGAGGAGATCGCCGACCGCTACGCCGACGGCGACATCACCCGCATCGACGCCCTCGGCGGCCGCTTCTCCGCCCCCGTGGCACCGGGCGTCCCCCTCGACATCACCCTCCAGCCCGACGACGCCCGCACCGTGGTGCGCTTCACCTGCCGCACCCCGGACGGACCCGCCGTCAAAAGCGGCTGGGCCCACCTGCGATGA
- a CDS encoding phosphopantetheine-binding protein: protein MSHNDTIKKFVIEEFLPDLGVHELADDHDLLSDGVIDSLGVLKLIAWVEDHFQLAVGDADLDPDNFRSVRAIDAFIEDARQGVSS, encoded by the coding sequence ATGAGCCACAACGACACCATCAAGAAGTTCGTCATCGAGGAATTCCTGCCCGACCTTGGTGTCCACGAGCTTGCCGACGACCACGACCTGCTCTCCGACGGCGTCATCGACTCCCTCGGCGTGCTCAAGCTCATCGCCTGGGTCGAGGACCACTTCCAGCTCGCCGTCGGCGACGCCGACCTGGACCCCGACAACTTCCGCAGCGTGCGCGCCATCGACGCCTTCATCGAGGACGCCCGCCAGGGGGTGAGCAGCTAG
- a CDS encoding beta-ketoacyl-[acyl-carrier-protein] synthase family protein produces MATSTPPPVVITGIGVVTPAGCTPGALWAALRAGRSTAARLTHLDLDRHRVRIGCRVSGLDDVGLVGAKDARRMDPFALYGTTAALAAHRDAGAPAPDPHRTAVVVGNAVGGRATSDLESAHYSEHGPHRVNPLMPLMTMPNAAAAQIAMRLAWTGPATTIATTCASGADAIGQARLLLQTHRADVVIAGGCESTLTPVTLAGFGNLNAVSLRNDRPEQASRPFDADRDGFVMGEGAGFVVLERADDARARGARAYAEVAGYGATCDAHHLSMPLPDGSGAAGAMTAALTDAGLTPADIAHINAHGTSTPHNDRAEAAALAKVFGTGCPPVTAPKGVLGHLIGAAGAVEAVAAVLAMREREVPPTANHHRLEPGMDIDVVHHRPRTIASGPALSNSFGFGGHNAALVVAPV; encoded by the coding sequence ATGGCAACCTCCACCCCACCCCCGGTCGTGATCACCGGCATCGGCGTGGTCACACCGGCGGGCTGCACCCCGGGCGCCCTGTGGGCCGCGCTGCGCGCCGGCCGCTCCACCGCCGCCCGCCTCACCCACCTCGACCTCGACCGCCACCGGGTACGGATCGGCTGCCGCGTCAGCGGACTCGACGACGTCGGCCTCGTCGGCGCCAAGGACGCCCGCCGGATGGACCCGTTCGCCCTGTACGGAACCACCGCCGCCCTCGCCGCCCACCGCGACGCGGGCGCCCCCGCCCCCGACCCGCACCGCACCGCCGTCGTGGTGGGCAACGCGGTCGGCGGACGGGCCACCAGCGACCTGGAGTCCGCCCACTACTCCGAACACGGCCCGCACCGCGTCAACCCGCTGATGCCGCTGATGACGATGCCCAACGCGGCCGCCGCCCAGATCGCCATGCGCCTCGCCTGGACCGGCCCCGCCACCACCATCGCCACCACCTGCGCCAGCGGCGCCGACGCCATCGGCCAGGCCCGGCTGCTGCTGCAGACCCACCGCGCCGACGTCGTCATCGCCGGCGGCTGCGAGTCCACCCTCACCCCCGTCACCCTCGCCGGGTTCGGCAACCTCAACGCCGTCTCCCTGCGCAACGACCGACCCGAGCAGGCCAGCCGCCCCTTCGACGCCGACCGCGACGGGTTCGTGATGGGGGAGGGCGCCGGCTTCGTCGTCCTCGAACGCGCCGACGACGCCCGCGCCAGAGGCGCCCGCGCCTACGCCGAGGTCGCCGGCTACGGCGCCACCTGCGACGCCCACCACCTGTCGATGCCGCTGCCCGACGGCTCCGGCGCCGCCGGCGCCATGACCGCCGCCCTCACCGACGCCGGCCTCACCCCCGCGGACATCGCCCACATCAACGCCCACGGCACCTCCACACCCCACAACGACCGGGCCGAAGCAGCCGCCCTGGCCAAGGTGTTCGGCACCGGCTGCCCACCGGTCACCGCACCCAAGGGCGTCCTCGGTCACCTGATCGGCGCCGCCGGCGCCGTCGAGGCCGTCGCCGCCGTCCTCGCCATGCGTGAGCGCGAGGTACCGCCCACCGCCAACCACCACCGCCTGGAGCCAGGAATGGACATCGACGTGGTCCACCACCGCCCCCGAACCATCGCCTCCGGGCCCGCCCTGTCGAACTCCTTCGGCTTCGGCGGCCACAACGCCGCACTGGTGGTGGCGCCGGTATGA
- a CDS encoding AMP-binding protein, translated as MNAPAGLVAGFLTQVRHHPDATALIHGGEHTTYRALYEAAGRERERLAVLGTAPHDTIGVLARTSPAAIALVLAGLLSERPLLLPSPAPAGRLADLAAQAGCARVLVPAGEPRPVRLPPSAAAALPHPAGERPALLFTTSGTTAPARIVPLARTAVDRFTTWAARRFGIGPGTTVLAAGPLAAGAGLLDLWTPLAAGATVVLAEPGRAADATGLLELLTTHDIHVLAARPPLYGPLTDAARAAGTTLDSVRHAVLTGRALPDRTVAALPRLFPGARLHNLYGCTETNPSLVHEIDTGATVFPPVPVGRPLPGVRTLVIGAPGTPVHGPGTGELYVSTPFQSPGYLGRPGHRDPFTAHPLGADDGRTWFRTGDLVRRDADGLLHLTGRAGDPRTTVRGTRHRTGTPAPAARRVTAAQRPPATTRRAGRAAPGRPHEPIPVQGRTS; from the coding sequence ATGAACGCCCCCGCCGGCCTCGTCGCCGGCTTCCTCACCCAGGTGCGCCACCACCCCGACGCCACCGCACTGATCCACGGCGGCGAACACACCACCTACCGCGCCCTGTACGAGGCGGCCGGCCGCGAACGCGAACGCCTCGCCGTGCTCGGCACCGCACCCCACGACACCATCGGCGTCCTCGCCCGCACCTCACCCGCCGCGATCGCCCTCGTCCTGGCCGGCCTGCTGTCCGAACGCCCCCTCCTGCTGCCCTCCCCGGCACCGGCCGGCCGGCTCGCCGACCTGGCCGCCCAGGCAGGCTGCGCACGCGTCCTGGTCCCCGCCGGCGAACCACGCCCCGTCCGCCTGCCGCCGTCGGCGGCCGCCGCCCTGCCCCACCCGGCCGGCGAACGGCCCGCCCTGCTGTTCACCACCTCCGGCACCACCGCACCCGCCAGGATCGTGCCGCTCGCGCGCACCGCCGTGGACCGCTTCACCACCTGGGCCGCCCGCCGCTTCGGCATCGGCCCCGGCACCACCGTCCTCGCCGCCGGCCCCCTCGCCGCAGGCGCCGGCCTCCTCGACCTCTGGACCCCCCTCGCCGCCGGCGCCACCGTCGTCCTCGCCGAACCCGGCCGGGCCGCCGACGCCACCGGCCTGCTGGAACTCCTCACCACCCACGACATCCACGTCCTGGCCGCCCGCCCCCCGCTCTACGGGCCGCTCACCGACGCCGCCCGCGCCGCCGGCACCACCCTGGACAGCGTCCGCCACGCCGTCCTCACCGGCCGCGCCCTGCCCGACCGCACCGTCGCCGCGCTGCCGCGCCTGTTCCCCGGCGCACGCCTGCACAACCTCTACGGCTGCACCGAGACCAACCCCAGCCTCGTCCACGAGATCGACACCGGCGCCACCGTCTTCCCGCCCGTCCCCGTCGGCCGGCCCCTGCCCGGCGTGCGGACCCTCGTCATCGGCGCCCCCGGCACACCCGTCCACGGCCCCGGCACCGGCGAACTGTACGTCTCCACCCCCTTCCAGTCGCCCGGCTACCTCGGCCGCCCCGGCCACCGCGACCCGTTCACCGCCCACCCCCTGGGCGCCGACGACGGCCGCACCTGGTTCCGCACCGGCGACCTCGTCCGCCGCGACGCCGACGGCCTGCTCCACCTGACCGGCCGCGCCGGCGACCCCCGGACCACCGTCCGCGGCACCCGGCACCGGACCGGCACGCCCGCCCCCGCCGCCCGGCGGGTCACCGCCGCACAACGGCCCCCCGCCACCACCCGACGGGCCGGACGCGCCGCGCCCGGCCGACCGCACGAACCGATCCCAGTCCAAGGAAGGACGTCATGA